A region from the Pararge aegeria chromosome Z, ilParAegt1.1, whole genome shotgun sequence genome encodes:
- the LOC120636492 gene encoding collagen alpha-2(I) chain-like: MRASQALSPPRLVSKILILSFLTNIYSLPQKHLLCQLPGTQTCISWVINIQDAKDIDDIRSKANIASYCGLSDISAHREFFKVKIKPLNGTPSIKTIICKRVTKHDHTPDWSEVAGTLGNSIRVRRQGNTPRGRYRGQTQSQYLAIDRGNGKDEGKAEALSAADSSRASVSGNSGMGQAQSQSIYDPSCDDCYGKSDHEVENLKRPSVSRQGYTPDGGGQRPGYNQNGAYNPPGTQTSVTPGGASYPPSGPNGGGSYPSGGTIGGGGFPPSGTTVGGGYPSSGTTGSGGYPPSGANGGGGYPPSGTAGSGGYPPSGTTGSGGYPPSGANGGRGYPPNGRTTTGGGYPPSGTTSSGSYPPTGTNGGGSYSPRGTTGSGGYQPSGVAGSGGYPPSATTVGDGYPPRGTNGGGGYPPSGVTGGVRYPPSATTGGGGYPLSGTNGGGGYPPTGTTGGGGYPPSGTNGGGDYPPSATTGGGGYPPSATTGGVGYPPSATTGGVGYPPSATTGGGGYPPFVTTGGVGYPPSATTGGGGYPPSATTGDGGYPPSAITGGGGYPQSATTGGGGYPPSATTGGVGYPPSATTGGVGYPPSGTTSQGDYTPGATVGSRGYPPIGTGKGDYPPSRTGQTGGYFPTGTSEDGSYREGATTGGGGHPFSGTIGGAGYLPDGTAGGRRYPLDGTTGSLGYPPSEIPGVGGYPPAGTTGGGTYSPGGTPRGGTYPPSKTTVGDSYPVSGMAGSGGYSEPSGTSGNGGYTPSGTSEGGGYPSSGTMGGGGNSPSGGYPFGSTGGVGFPAGGTKESVNYPTTGTTGTGGVGFPPVGINGGRSYPQNGISGGVGYTWPMASGPIKGPDGNNYFCCVLPNGAPGGGVYRYGPGNEISNSLGRNPLSGNQYPGGGVPNNLISTQTNPDGMNLGRPLAPSTGPYSTNNNQNQPNGFYSSGNERPGGPTSQLGVPGGPNAITGPTSKFGVSGGPNGVSGPPSQFGDSGGPRGITGPTNKLGVSNGVQGPNGQFGVPGAPGGVTGPTSQFGVPGGPTGVNGPTSQFSVPGGLSGVTGPTSQFGVPGGPSGVTGTASQFGVPGGPNRVSGRNDVNLAVKPNGVSGQFGKDIPGTFQLPGRGSGGSYETNQPDESNASKNYGVPSPGPEGQYGTDSPGGPNGRIGYYDRTGGPNIPGGQFVPGGSNKNYDNTPEGSYGTGNFEQDKIGTRPDGSYESSGRTVPTSLPGSFGTGSLGGTPDKQYSSGGRVGTNIPQGQYGIDLTGRPYGSQTPEGFNGKYGQTNGNSLPGLSEGSYNFPSTNNFVSGGTGQGPHGSPSGGVGPLGPNGASYDPQGTLTGTVGQYGNPQTNQGIPVGQHNDNNGIPQNYMDPNAISVDGDDSEAEASVAQASNGTSASASAKGGNDKERAQTNVHGTYTGSGSFQAQAQITGDNKEAQSEVSGGKKGASSSASGSGRNNKSQATVQLGSETGSLQTQSQSNGVMHSSNSQVQGTVKGGMADAQARGPGSTSSQAQIGFTPYKDSDKMLHDSQQTPFMGGGVASAQSSGRTGQSQSQLHGTFKYGITYNGAAQSGSSLDKDTVFPNRLSFEKIDVFDENEKNINVDMTEVSEFSNTERTPPESITTLPELPTSEQSSFESKLIREESTTEYAMDETMKKSESRYSSHTHLDHHKTPSSVNQYIPGGPILINSRKSFNTNYIPNTDYEFTTDKDENQPDNYDTDVGFDTDGNDATDVDQGDYSNYDDFTRDSPSHQSYLSPSRKGLEVRQTLGGNNQQIVLGALKNHDAEITQRNSEIPDESKVYQPGERIPGTGGYTIPIGFTGSVKSVASKDKTYVVGSRDSPSQAQTVTLTPGTGKVKYSYPQSHAKYVKPKNLRSLHSPKENNRYVSVSKSVTRALDDENNIRKQYSHTYYTKSSSCGYFTFTCTMVSSAEGRKKVCKPKLPSNPDGTPIRC; this comes from the exons ATGCGTGCTTCGCAGGCGCTGAGTCCTCCGCGGCTCGTTTCTAAAATACTAATACTATCATTTCTAACAAATATCTACTCACTACCTCAG AAACACCTACTGTGCCAACTGCCAGGCACTCAAACATGTATTTCTTGGGTAATTAATATACAGGATGCAAAAGATATTGATGATATTCGTTCGAAAGCAAACATTGCTAGTTATTGTGGTCTTAGTGATATCTCGGCTCATCGGGAGTTCTTCAAGGTGAAG ATTAAGCCCCTTAATGGAACACCCTCAATAAAGACGATAATTTGCAAACGGGTCACCAAACACGACCATACACCCGATTGGTCAGAAGTGGCGGGAACTTTAGGCAACAGTATTAGAGTGCGTCGACAAGGTAACACACCCAGAGGCAGGTACCGAGGACAAACACAATCTCAGTACTTGGCAATAGACCGGGGCAACGGTAAAGATGAGGGGAAAGCGGAGGCCCTCTCAGCCGCGGATTCTTCGAGGGCTAGTGTCA gtGGAAACAGCGGTATGGGTCAAGCTCAGAGCCAATCAATATATGACCCAAGCTGTGATGATTGCTACGGAAAATCGGATCATGAAGTTGAAAATCTTAAGCGACCAAGTGTATCAAGGCAAGGTTATACTCCAGATGGTGGAGGTCAAAGGCCCGGGTATAATCAAAATGGCGCATACAACCCCCCCGGTACACAAACCTCCGTAACTCCAGGTGGTGCAAGTTATCCTCCAAGTGGACCAAACGGTGGTGGAAGCTATCCTTCCGGTGGAACAATTGGTGGTGGCGGCTTCCCTCCAAGTGGCACAACAGTTGGTGGTGGCTATCCTTCAAGTGGAACCACGGGTAGTGGAGGCTACCCTCCAAGTGGAGCAAACGGTGGAGGTGGCTATCCTCCAAGTGGGACAGCCGGTAGCGGAGGCTATCCTCCAAGTGGAACGACTGGTAGTGGAGGATACCCTCCAAGTGGAGCAAACGGTGGACGTGGCTATCCTCCAAATGGGAGAACAACCACTGGTGGAGGCTATCCTCCAAGTGGAACAACTAGTAGTGGAAGCTACCCTCCAACTGGAACGAATGGTGGTGGAAGCTATTCTCCGCGAGGAACAACCGGCAGTGGAGGCTATCAGCCAAGTGGAGTAGCCGGGAGTGGTGGCTACCCTCCGAGTGCAACAACCGTTGGTGATGGGTACCCTCCAAGAGGAACAAACGGTGGTGGAGGCTATCCTCCAAGTGGAGTAACCGGAGGTGTAAGATACCCTCCAAGTGCCACAACCGGTGGTGGTGGCTACCCTTTAAGTGGAACAAATGGTGGTGGAGGCTATCCTCCAACTGGAACAACCGGTGGTGGTGGCTACCCTCCAAGTGGAACAAACGGTGGTGGTGACTACCCTCCAAGTGCAACAACCGGTGGTGGTGGCTACCCTCCAAGTGCAACAACCGGTGGTGTTGGCTACCCTCCAAGTGCAACAACCGGTGGTGTTGGCTACCCTCCAAGTGCAACAACCGGTGGTGGTGGCTACCCTCCATTTGTAACAACCGGTGGTGTTGGCTACCCTCCAAGTGCAACAACCGGTGGTGGTGGCTACCCTCCAAGTGCAACAACCGGTGATGGTGGCTACCCCCCAAGTGCAATAACCGGTGGTGGTGGCTACCCTCAAAGTGCAACAACCGGTGGTGGTGGCTACCCTCCAAGTGCAACAACCGGTGGTGTTGGCTACCCTCCAAGTGCAACAACCGGTGGTGTTGGCTACCCTCCAAGTGGAACAACCAGTCAAGGAGACTATACTCCAGGAGCCACGGTAGGAAGTAGAGGTTATCCTCCAATTGGAACTGGAAAAGGAGATTACCCACCAAGTAGAACCGGACAAACTGGAGGTTATTTTCCAACTGGAACAAGTGAAGATGGCAGCTATCGTGAAGGTGCTACGACTGGCGGTGGAGGTCACCCTTTCAGTGGTACAATCGGAGGTGCTGGTTATCTTCCTGATGGAACAGCTGGAGGCAGACGTTACCCCTTAGATGGTACAACCGGAAGTCTGGGTTATCCTCCGAGCGAAATACCGGGAGTTGGAGGTTATCCACCAGCTGGAACGACCGGAGGTGGCACTTATTCACCGGGTGGAACGCCTAGAGGTGGGACTTACCCTCCCAGTAAAACAACCGTAGGTGATAGCTACCCTGTAAGTGGAATGGCAGGAAGTGGAGGTTATTCGGAACCAAGTGGAACATCTGGAAATGGCGGTTACACTCCAAGTGGGACCAGCGAAGGCGGAGGTTATCCTTCTAGCGGAACCATGGGAGGGGGAGGTAACTCTCCCAGTGGAGGTTACCCATTCGGTTCGACTGGAGGGGTGGGTTTTCCTGCGGGTGGAACGAAAGAAAGTGTAAATTACCCTACAACTGGAACAACTGGAACTGGTGGTGTAGGTTTTCCTCCAGTTGGAATAAATGGAGGTAGGAGTTATCCTCAAAATGGAATAAGTGGAGGTGTAGGTTACACGTGGCCAATGGCGTCTGGTCCAATCAAAGGTCCTGATGGAAATAACTATTTCTGTTGTGTTCTTCCCAATGGTGCACCAGGTGGGGGCGTTTATAGGTACGGACCTGGAAATGAAATATCAAACTCTTTAGGCAGAAACCCGTTAAGTGGCAATCAGTATCCTGGAGGCGGAGTACCAAATAACTTAATATCTACGCAAACTAATCCTGATGGTATGAATCTCGGAAGACCACTGGCACCCTCTACTGGACCGTATAGtacaaataataatcaaaatcaaCCTAACGGATTTTACAGTTCTGGTAATGAACGACCCGGTGGGCCGACAAGTCAATTGGGTGTCCCTGGTGGGCCTAATGCAATTACTGGACCTACTAGTAAATTTGGTGTTTCTGGTGGACCTAATGGAGTTTCTGGACCTCCCAGCCAATTTGGTGATTCGGGTGGGCCTAGAGGAATCACAGGACCTACAAATAAATTAGGTGTTTCCAATGGTGTTCAGGGACCTAACGGCCAATTTGGTGTACCTGGTGCGCCTGGCGGAGTTACTGGCCCTACTAGTCAGTTTGGTGTCCCTGGTGGGCCTACTGGAGTTAATGGTCCTACCAGCCAATTTAGTGTACCTGGTGGGCTTAGTGGAGTTACTGGACCTACAAGTCAATTTGGTGTCCCTGGTGGGCCTAGTGGAGTTACAGGaactgcaagtcaatttggTGTCCCTGGTGGACCTAATAGAGTTTCAGGACGTAATGATGTAAATTTAGCTGTTAAACCAAATGGAGTTTCTGGTCAGTTTGGAAAAGATATTCCTGGAACATTCCAATTACCAGGAAGAGGTTCTGGAGGGTCATATGAAACCAATCAACCAGATGAATCTAATGCATCTAAAAACTACGGTGTTCCTAGTCCCGGGCCTGAAGGTCAGTATGGCACTGACAGTCCTGGTGGACCAAACGGCCGAATTGGTTACTATGATAGAACTGGAGGACCTAATATCCCAGGAGGACAGTTTGTTCCAGGTggttctaataaaaattatgataatactCCCGAAGGTTCATATGGTACAGGTAATTTTGAACAGGATAAAATAGGTACGCGGCCAGACGGATCGTATGAATCCAGTGGTAGAACTGTTCCAACCAGCCTACCAGGTTCATTTGGAACTGGATCTTTAGGAGGTACTCCTGATAAGCAGTACAGTTCCGGTGGTCGAGTTGGAACAAATATTCCGCAAGGGCAATATGGTATCGACCTTACTGGCCGGCCGTATGGTTCACAAACCCCAGAAGGATTTAACGGGAAATATGGCCAAACGAACGGTAATTCGCTCCCAGGTTTATCTGAAGGATCATATAACTTCCCGTCAACGAATAACTTTGTATCAGGTGGTACAGGACAAGGACCCCACGGGAGTCCCAGTGGCGGCGTAGGTCCTCTAGGTCCTAATGGTGCATCATATGATCCCCAGGGCACACTGACCGGGACCGTGGGGCAATACGGCAATCCACAGACAAACCAGGGG ATCCCAGTTGGGCAACATAATGACAATAATG gtattccTCAAAACTATATGGACCCAAATGCTATTTCGGTCGATGGCGATGATTCTGAAGCTGAAGCCAGTGTTGCTCAAGCTTCAAACGGCACCTCTGCCAGTGCATCAGCCAAAGGTGGCAATGACAAAGAGAGAGCGCAAACAAATGTACATGGAACATACACGGGCTCTGGATCCTTCCAAGCACAAGCACAAATCACTGGTGATAATAAGGAAGCGCAAAGTGAAGTAAGTGGCGGGAAAAAGGGAGCTTCTAGTTCTGCGTCTGGCAGCGGTCGAAATAATAAATCTCAAGCTACTGTTCAACTTGGTTCTGAAACTGGGTCGCTTCAGACACAGTCCCAGAGTAACGGTGTTATGCATTCTTCAAACTCACAAGTACAAGGTACCGTCAAAGGTGGTATGGCCGATGCTCAAGCTCGTGGTCCCGGCAGTACTTCTTCTCAAGCTCAAATTGGATTCACACCCTACAAAGACAGTGACAAAATGTTGCACGATTCTCAACAAACTCCATTTATGGGTGGAGGTGTAGCATCAGCGCAATCAAGTGGGCGCACCGGCCAGTCTCAATCGCAACTACACGGTACCTTCAAATATGGTATAACATATAATGGAGCGGCTCAGTCAGGTTCTAGTCTAGATAAGGATACAGTATTTCCAAATAGACTTTCTTTTGAAAAAATTGACGTTTTTGatgaaaatgagaaaaacaTAAACGTAGACATGACCGAAGTGTCTGAATTTTCGAACACTGAAAGAACACCGCCAGAATCAATAACGACTTTACCTGAATTACCGACCTCGGAGCAATCCTCATTTGAGTCAAAGCTAATTAGAGAAGAATCTACTACAGAATACGCAATGGATGAAACGATGAAGAAGTCAGAAAGTCGATATTCCAGTCATACGCATTTAGATCATCACAAAACTCCGTCCTCCGTAAACCAATATATTCCAGGTgggcctattttaataaatagtagaaAATCTTTCAACACAAATTATATTCCAAATACAGATTACGAATTTACTACAGATAAGGATGAGAATCAGCCTGACAATTATGATACGGATGTTGGTTTTGACACTGATGGCAATGATGCAACGGACGTGGACCAAGGTGATTATTCCAATTATGATGATTTTACGAGAGATTCCCCATCCCATCAATCATATTTAAGTCCAAGTAGAAAAGGGCTTGAAGTACGACAAACTTTAGGTGGTAATAACCAACAAATCGTTTTAGGTGCCTTAAAAAATCATGACGCCGAGATAACTCAAAGAAATTCAGAAATCCCAGATGAAAGTAAAGTTTATCAGCCTGGTGAGCGCATTCCTGGTACTGGAGGTTACACAATACCAATTGGCTTTACTGGAAGTGTCAAATCCGTTGCATCGAAAGACAAAACATACGTTGTAGGTTCCAGAGATTCCCCGTCTCAAGCGCAGACTGTAACACTTACGCCAGGAACTGGTAAAGTCAAATACTCGTATCCACAGTCTCATGCTAAATATGTGAAACCCAAGAATTTGAGATCATTGCACAGTCCAAAAGAGAACAACAGATACGTCTCAGTTTCTAAATCAGTTACTCGTGCACTTGACGACGAAAACAACATTCGCAAACAATACTCGCACACCTATtatacaaaatcatcatcatgtgGCTATTTCACCTTTACCTGTACGATGGTGAGCAGCGCAGAAGGGCGAAAAAAGGTGTGTAAACCCAAGTTACCTTCTAACCCAGATGGAACTCCTATAAGGTGTTAA